A genome region from Eremothecium gossypii ATCC 10895 chromosome VII, complete sequence includes the following:
- the SLO1 gene encoding Slo1p (Syntenic homolog of Saccharomyces cerevisiae YER180C-A (SLO1)) encodes MDARGPSDKDMNKYQDELLFQRGQLEALLERATRQKSMCDQLKQENISLRGYVENILASENNMGSR; translated from the coding sequence ATGGACGCAAGGGGGCCGAGCGATAAGGATATGAACAAATACCAAGATGAACTGCTATTCCAACGCGGACAGCTTGAAGCTTTGTTGGAAAGAGCTACTAGGCAAAAATCTATGTGTGATCAATTGAAACAGGAAAACATATCCCTTCGAGGGTACGTGGAGAATATACTTGCTTCTGAGAATAATATGGGGAGTAGATAA